In Rutidosis leptorrhynchoides isolate AG116_Rl617_1_P2 chromosome 6, CSIRO_AGI_Rlap_v1, whole genome shotgun sequence, the DNA window TCATTCTGACGCCATACTAGATCCCCACACTTGTAAGagtgcgaacgcacacgctgattatagtactttgcaattttctacTTATTGTTAGCCTCGTTgaccgccgcagagagtctgcgctcttctaacaaattaagattttcccgcaaagcttgcGAATTGGGGTTTTcatcaaaattctgtatgcggaacttTGGTACCCCAATTTATGCGGATACAACAGCTTCTGAACCATATACCAAACTAAACGGAGTCTCGCCAGTGCTTACTTTAGGTGTTGTTCGATGCACCCACAACACCTTTGGTAGTTAATCTACCCAACCAATGCGGCTATGGCCTAGCCTGGCTTTGATTCCGGTAACTATATCTCGGTTGGTGACTTCACATTGACCATTTGCCTGCGGGTGCGTAATGGATGTGAAAGTTTTCTTAATACTAAGCTCGCGTACCAACTGCGAAATGGATCTCCCGCAAACTGCGTGCCATTATCACTAAAgatttcgtttggtataccgaatcgacagacaatgtcttcccatacaaaattccggACTCTTTTTCCTGGAATTGTTGCCAGCGGTCTTGCTTCCACCCACTTTGTAAAATAgtcaattgcaacaatcaagaatttgatattCCCTGCgtatgcagagtatgcgtaagatactgatgtaCGTAGCGCAATTATGATATGAAATAAATGgttatattacctcggccttttggaaatggtccgactatgtcaattgcccatttgcagaatggcaaTGGTGAGGAGACTGGAATCATTGGATGCACAAGTGCCCTGCTGATTGGTGCATGTATTTAGCATGATTCACAGCGCTTAACTATGCTTGCAATATATGCGTACATGgttggccaataataacctagccgcataatctttgacacaatagacctgtgccccaaatgaagagcacatgcaccctcatgcacctcgcgtataacctccttTGCTTCATTTGGACCAATACACCTTAAATGCGGTACTAAATAATTtcttcgatataggacgtcaccctcaagagCATACATTGGTGCCTTGGTACGAATTTTCTTTGCGTCAACAGAGTCCTCGAGCAATGTGCCGTCTCGCAGAAAAGCAATAATGGGTGTCATCCATGTTGAACTAGATTCCTCgacaggtgccactaaaggcatcataacaatggatttcacgtGTAGTTCCTCTATGAGAACTCTTTTCCCCAGATGATCGAAGACCAATGCAGCCAACTTGCTAAGCGCATCTGCTTTCTTATTTTGCCCTCGCATGACATGagagatttgaaaagcctcaaactgaTCAGCGAGGTTacgaacaagcgatagatattgctgcatggctatgtcacgCGCTTCAAAGTCGCCATTAACTTGACTACACACTAGTTTTGAATCCACGTAAGCGtgtaaaattttaacatttaacttatgcgcaatccgcatacctgctaacaaGGCCTCGTATTCTGCTTTGTTATTTGTAACAACGAAGTTAAACCGCAGCGCATATGTATGTTCTTCGTCACTTGGACCGGTTAAAATTACTCCTGCACCCACGCCAACTGCGTTACAAGCACCATCAGTATATAACTCCCATGGTGTCAGAATTGGTGCAGGCATGTCTTGATGTTCAGCTGATACTTcaacatccgcaggtaattctgctaggtaatccgtAAGTATCTGTCCCTTAACCGCGTTTCGTGAAGAAAAAGTTATTTTGTGTTcccctaactcaactgcccatttagccatttgGCCAGAAATCTCGGGCTTGTATAGCACCTGAAAGAaagatgattgcgttagtcaatgcggtattcccggacattgccgcaaattaggcagTTATCAACCTGTTTGATcggctgatcagttagaaccacaactgGGTGTGCTTGAAAGTATCGACACAAACGTCGCGCTGTGTGAACTAGCGCGTATACTAGCTTCTcgattggtgaatagtttacttcacttgctatcagcgtcttgcttacgaagtaaacTGGCATTTGTGCATGAGAAACCATCAGCATTAATTGCACGCGaaataaataactcatatatatatatataaaagaatggaATACCTTTCCGCGATCAGCGATGAGAACCGAACTGACAGCTtcttttgatgccgcaaggtacagcgtaagtGTTTCACCTGATATTGGCGCAatgagtgttggtaattctgcaagtaccttcttcatctcctgaaaagcTGATTCT includes these proteins:
- the LOC139854772 gene encoding uncharacterized protein; the protein is MALERSDWLCAEVDKLVKANILRKVRYQTWVTNPVLVKKADGNWQMCVDFKDVNKAFPKDNYPLPEVDWKEAESAFQEMKKVLAELPTLIAPISGETLTLYLAASKEAVSSVLIADRGKVLYKPEISGQMAKWAVELGEHKITFSSRNAVKGQILTDYLAELPADVEVSAEHQDMPAPILTPWELYTDGACNAVGVGAGVILTGPSDEEHTYALRFNFVVTNNKAEYEALLAGMRIAHKLNVKILHAYVDSKLVCSQVNGDFEARDIAMQQYLSLVRNLADQFEAFQISHVMRGQNKKADALSKLAALVFDHLGKRVLIEELHVKSIVMMPLVAPVEESSSTWMTPIIAFLRDGTLLEDSVDAKKIRTKAPMYALEGDVLYRRNYLVPHLRCIGPNEAKEANGQCEVTNRDIVTGIKARLGHSRIGWVD